One window of the Zea mays cultivar B73 chromosome 3, Zm-B73-REFERENCE-NAM-5.0, whole genome shotgun sequence genome contains the following:
- the LOC100193648 gene encoding Lysophospholipid acyltransferase LPEAT1 isoform 1 (isoform 1 is encoded by transcript variant 1), whose amino-acid sequence MALDTADADAPRLRLDASAAVHPLLSDDGSTAAGETAEQLDARYAPYARRDAYGTMGRGPLPAAQAVRLALAAAVLLPLRFVAGMLVLLLYYLVCRACTLFVDADGGRPRLAGWRRKAVLRSGCALSRAMLFVFGFYWIRETRRRSPNAKGLNQDQFEESQRPGAIVSNHVSYVDILYHMSASFPSFVAKESVSRLPLIGLISNCLGCIFVQRESKSSEAKGVSGAVAERIQEVCQDKNTPMMLLFPEGTTTNGDYLLPFKTGAFLAGAPVQPVILKYPYRRFSPAWDSMDGARHVLLLLCQFINHMEVVRLPVYYPSQLEKEDPKLYANNVRKLIAMEGNLVLSNIGLAEKRVYHAALTGSSLPGARHEKDD is encoded by the exons ATGGCCCTCGACACCGCCGACGCCGACGCGCCGCGCTTGCGCCTCGATGCCAGCGCCGCCGTGCACCCGCTCCTCTCCGACGACGGCTCCACGGCCGCGGGGGAGACAGCGGAGCAGCTGGACGCCAGGTACGCGCCCTACGCGCGCCGGGACGCGTACGGAACCATGGGCCGCGGCCCGCTGCCCGCGGCGCAGGCGGTGCGGCTGGCGCTGGCCGCCGCCGTGCTCCTCCCGCTCCGCTTCGTCGCGGGGATGCTCGTGCTCCTGCTCTACTACTTGGTGTGCCGCGCGTGCACGCTGTTCGTGGATGCAGATGGGGGGCGGCCGAGGTTGGCGGGGTGGAGGAGGAAGGCCGTGCTGCGATCGGGGTGCGCGCTCTCACGGGCGATGCTCTTCGTCTTCGGGTTCTACTGGATCCGCGAGACCCGCAGGAGGTCCCCTAATGCTAAG GGTTTAAATCAGGACCAATTTGAAGAATCACAAAGGCCAGGGGCAATTGTATCTAATCATGTCTCTTATGTGGATATTCTTTATCACATGTCAGCATCCTTTCCAAGTTTTGTTGCTAAG GAGTCAGTGTCCAGGTTGCCACTTATTGGTCTCATAAG CAATTGTCTTGGATGCATTTTTGTTCAACGAGAATCAAAGTCTTCAGAAGCTAAAGGTGTCTCAG GTGCTGTAGCTGAAAGGATCCAAGAGGTTTGTCAAGATAAGAATACCCCAATGATGTTGTTGTTTCCCG AGGGAACTACTACAAATGGGGATTACCTTCTTCCATTTAAGACTGGAGCCTTTCTTGCAGGTGCACCAGTGCAGCCAGTCATTTTGAAATACCCTTACAGGAGATTTAGTCCAGCATGGGATTCAATGGATGGA GCACGTCATGTGTTATTGCTGCTCTGTCAATTTATAAATCACATGGAGGTGGTCCGGTTGCCTGTATACTATCCTTCTCAACTAGAAAAGGAAGATCCGAAGCTCTACGCAAATAATGTCAGAAAACTAATAGCAATGGAG GGCAATTTAGTTCTTTCTAATATTGGGCTGGCAGAGAAGCGCGTGTACCATGCAGCACTGACTGGAAGTAGTCTACCTGGCGCTAGACATGAGAAAGATGATTGA
- the LOC100193648 gene encoding Lysophospholipid acyltransferase LPEAT1 isoform 2 (isoform 2 is encoded by transcript variant 2) produces the protein MALDTADADAPRLRLDASAAVHPLLSDDGSTAAGETAEQLDARYAPYARRDAYGTMGRGPLPAAQAVRLALAAAVLLPLRFVAGMLVLLLYYLVCRACTLFVDADGGRPRLAGWRRKAVLRSGCALSRAMLFVFGFYWIRETRRRSPNAKDQFEESQRPGAIVSNHVSYVDILYHMSASFPSFVAKESVSRLPLIGLISNCLGCIFVQRESKSSEAKGVSGAVAERIQEVCQDKNTPMMLLFPEGTTTNGDYLLPFKTGAFLAGAPVQPVILKYPYRRFSPAWDSMDGARHVLLLLCQFINHMEVVRLPVYYPSQLEKEDPKLYANNVRKLIAMEGNLVLSNIGLAEKRVYHAALTGSSLPGARHEKDD, from the exons ATGGCCCTCGACACCGCCGACGCCGACGCGCCGCGCTTGCGCCTCGATGCCAGCGCCGCCGTGCACCCGCTCCTCTCCGACGACGGCTCCACGGCCGCGGGGGAGACAGCGGAGCAGCTGGACGCCAGGTACGCGCCCTACGCGCGCCGGGACGCGTACGGAACCATGGGCCGCGGCCCGCTGCCCGCGGCGCAGGCGGTGCGGCTGGCGCTGGCCGCCGCCGTGCTCCTCCCGCTCCGCTTCGTCGCGGGGATGCTCGTGCTCCTGCTCTACTACTTGGTGTGCCGCGCGTGCACGCTGTTCGTGGATGCAGATGGGGGGCGGCCGAGGTTGGCGGGGTGGAGGAGGAAGGCCGTGCTGCGATCGGGGTGCGCGCTCTCACGGGCGATGCTCTTCGTCTTCGGGTTCTACTGGATCCGCGAGACCCGCAGGAGGTCCCCTAATGCTAAG GACCAATTTGAAGAATCACAAAGGCCAGGGGCAATTGTATCTAATCATGTCTCTTATGTGGATATTCTTTATCACATGTCAGCATCCTTTCCAAGTTTTGTTGCTAAG GAGTCAGTGTCCAGGTTGCCACTTATTGGTCTCATAAG CAATTGTCTTGGATGCATTTTTGTTCAACGAGAATCAAAGTCTTCAGAAGCTAAAGGTGTCTCAG GTGCTGTAGCTGAAAGGATCCAAGAGGTTTGTCAAGATAAGAATACCCCAATGATGTTGTTGTTTCCCG AGGGAACTACTACAAATGGGGATTACCTTCTTCCATTTAAGACTGGAGCCTTTCTTGCAGGTGCACCAGTGCAGCCAGTCATTTTGAAATACCCTTACAGGAGATTTAGTCCAGCATGGGATTCAATGGATGGA GCACGTCATGTGTTATTGCTGCTCTGTCAATTTATAAATCACATGGAGGTGGTCCGGTTGCCTGTATACTATCCTTCTCAACTAGAAAAGGAAGATCCGAAGCTCTACGCAAATAATGTCAGAAAACTAATAGCAATGGAG GGCAATTTAGTTCTTTCTAATATTGGGCTGGCAGAGAAGCGCGTGTACCATGCAGCACTGACTGGAAGTAGTCTACCTGGCGCTAGACATGAGAAAGATGATTGA